One region of Vigna angularis cultivar LongXiaoDou No.4 chromosome 10, ASM1680809v1, whole genome shotgun sequence genomic DNA includes:
- the LOC128194188 gene encoding uncharacterized protein LOC128194188 isoform X3 gives MECLFGFASSVSRDLVCGALNQLRYPCCFKNFVKRLEEEESNLIITKDSVQKFVTHNKKQARKPSEVVDKWLEDAINDVHNVNQLLEEARTQKHCCFGHCPNWIWRYHVGKKLANKTMHLEKVIEEGRKYVPFDRIATLPSNTLHMLLEKGMNFESRQYAYEQLLDAVKNKDVSMIGLYGMGGCGKTTLAMEVRKLVEAEHLFEKVLFVPVSSTVEVRRIQEKIASSLQFEFPETEEMQRAQRLCSRLTQEKNIFIILDDVWENLDFGRIGIPSSEHHKGCKILITSRSEAVCTLMDCQRKIYLPILTDEEAWTLFQNKALITEATSDTLKEIGRLISNQCKGLPVAIAAVACSLKGKTETVWRVALNKLRHSKPINIERGLTDPYKCLQLSYDNLDTKEAKSLFLLCSVFPEDFEIQIEILTRCAIGLGVVGEVDSYEEARSEVIAAKIKLVSCCLLLDADHERVKMHDIVRDVAHIIAKDENKMIKCEVEKDVRVEQNSVRYLWCVKFPNDLDCSNLEFLRLRTKMKEFDGIFKRMGMLKVLILENDDDKERTLSTISFETLTNLRYLLIENYELSDFSFFGGMKNLQSLSLFNCLLPSFPELQTDVAITLKLLDLNGCNIKVKNFEVIKRIPLLEELYIIEGPWDANSEDQIEFFKTFSVPETLQRYVIVLGARQFDRFNYEGIYIHGRTLLLHHFDISNEVIKGLAKTAKDLFVATILGGAKNIIPDIFQIEGGGLDELNKLEINHSEELECLIDTRSHSSEVVTLFSKLHTLGIENMRNLRVLWNCFLPANGPFENLEKLYLSYCPGLTSLFTYVVARSFVKLKILKISSCDELKYILADDDKTEEGEDVQIFQNLQDVKINSCRELKHIFPANIVGGLTQLKVVEIEKCDKLHQIIGDIVPSTDRDKLIEKGTVSSRTSLKIKRCGKLGSIFTTSLEELYIRGCKTLKDIVTLERVNKNQEESIVEDEPDCQSDISIFQSLKKIHISECELLEGIFPVSFVGEWNDITNKEDADLKDFSSRNNTQIELPALQVLELRRIRDRTIVGSYDVICPSLTTLSLDIGRYVGFFNINCSSDASEATKRDSIAIKISNSDFDPPVESVECLSKQPHGLNLIMTHNIREIELKGFDKAKYLFKLSIASSLTMLEILRIKECGGLEYIIDTDDEYGKENMKAIFPNLKVLSVYDCFQLKYMFGQYDVANKDYKEIHIQFSALKMLFLGNLPKFVSICSTNNLIVTWPSLKDFDCFECLCPFYGSREPIITSTKNHLPTLQTLSISHSDAERIFCLNEHEMIGQQVSLRLEYLMLESLPQMTYIWVGPNNSLTLQHLTTLEIRKCEKLEVIFPKSVVRFLPELKLLKITKCKELREIIEGDRNLSNLVSPQPCFPKLEALQVDHCQKLKRFFSGSASNDLPNLHLLAINGANELEELVGCKQGKIKVELPRLKLLIFTHLENFSQEIELHNVKNCIVYKCPKLSLTSTTTFQKLLEDFPRKDFVNTEVRSWQFEFIVKSIYRHSTINDSSEFTSSEKIEDVGNESIKSSSTGVEDISIGGAVATHIAKVVEQDDKMNEGKPGIVASQGIQVQEGLNLLHKQEGIYVAPNNNNDISSDVRTRLGAYKHFVDLDDAQISLLVEGITTYPHLWNASKKFSERFQAWRLKILADMLLFVQKESVDSIIPQSEKEFHKLCEEAIEVGFESSWVEEIRQRVVGRDPNLEEDIAKRQINENSKSLLHRYSSWDMVRDSQDTEQGNGPKIRLEEGSDLVDKESEIGVVSTDHIVAPRNEESEQEFVAEVSTSEIPRIATSLTNSQTVEKPTPSNPLVDTQDTSEPCLMEQKKPLGEIPKSIDQVAVEEIIAKNTNMAASSILSQSDTSKLDPTVTLQRKSHSHSEVKSSQTEARIAKESEGHPKIIQDFGANDITSLFAPVVVGKKGEDKLVGKTLAELEKYLKMSLKDIVSSETNSLHLLSALNFLSNLPFKDVNVSDGLKHIIDTMHRHFPSILFSFKQGFATTDKLAELEARANEVTIKKKFYDEVQQKEVVLKQQIIRLKEEIRVCEVALSSLEEEKNKCIAETVEYKTELENARTDESQMLEVAHKWSVLCSEYELNRMAATNIP, from the exons ATGGAGTGTCTCTTTGGTTTTGCATCTTCTGTTTCAAGAGATTTAGTGTGTGGAGCATTAAATCAATTACGTTATCCTTGTTGCTTTAAAAATTTCGTCAAAAGgcttgaagaagaagagagcAATTTGATTATAACGAAAGATAGTGTCCAAAAATTTGTTACGCACAACAAGAAACAAGCGAGAAAGCCCAGTGAAGTTGTGGACAAGTGGCTGGAAGATGCTATCAATGATGTACACAATGTCAATCAGTTGCTGGAAGAGGCAAGAACACAAAAACATTGTTGCTTTGGGCACTGCCCAAATTGGATTTGGCGATATCATGTTGGAAAAAAGTTAGCAAACAAAACTATGCACCTCGAAAAGGTCATTGAAGAGGGCAGAAAATATGTGCCATTTGACCGCATCGCTACGCTTCCTTCAAACACCCTTCATATGCTTTTAGAAAAAGGCATGAATTTTGAGAGCAGACAATATGCTTATGAGCAACTACTTGATGCAGTGAAAAATAAGGATGTTTCCATGATTGGGTTGTATGGGATGGGAGGTTGTGGTAAAACCACATTAGCAATGGAGGTTAGGAAATTAGTAGAAGCAGAGCatctttttgaaaaagttcTTTTTGTACCTGTTTCTAGTACCGTGGAAGTTCGGAGGATTCAAGAAAAAATAGCAAGTTCACTGCAATTTGAATTTCCAGAAACGGAAGAAATGCAGAGAGCCCAAAGATTGTGCTCAAGATTAACTCAAGAgaagaatatttttataattctcGATGATGTGTGGGAAAACCTTGACTTTGGTCGTATTGGGATTCCTTCTTCTGAACACCATAAAGGATGCAAGATTCTCATTACCAGTAGATCAGAAGCAGTTTGTACTTTAATGGACTGTCAAAGAAAGATTTACTTGCCAATTTTAACGGATGAAGAAGCATGGACTCTTTTCCAAAATAAAGCACTTATAACAGAAGCCACCTCTGATACCTTAAAGGAAATAGGAAGATTAATTTCCAATCAATGTAAAGGATTGCCGGTTGCCATTGCAGCTGTTGCTTGTAGTTTGAAGGGAAAAACTGAGACGGTATGGAGGGTTGCATTGAATAAATTGAGACATTCTAAGCCAATAAATATTGAAAGAGGTTTGACTGATCCCTACAAGTGCCTGCAGTTGAGCTATGATAATTTAGATACTAAAGAAGCTAAATCACTTTTCCTGTTGTGCTCTGTGTTTCctgaagattttgaaattcaaattgaaattttaacaaGATGTGCAATAGGATTAGGTGTAGTTGGAGAAGTTGACTCATATGAAGAGGCAAGGAGTGAAGTGATTGCAGCTAAAATTAAGCTTGTTAGTTGTTGTTTATTGTTGGATGCAGATCATGAACGTGTCAAAATGCATGACATAGTTCGTGATGTGGCCCACATAATAGCAAAAGATGAGAATAAGATGATCAAGTGTGAAGTGGAGAAAGATGTTAGAGTGGAACAAAATTCAGTTAGATATCTATGGTGTGTGAAATTTCCAAATGATTTGGATTGCTCCAATCTTGAGTTTTTACGCTTACGGACAAAGATGAAAGAATTTGATGGGATTTTCAAAAGAATGGGAATGCTCAAAGTTTTGATTCTTGAAAACGATGACGATAAGGAAAGAACATTGTCAACAATATCTTTCGAAACATTAACAAATCTTCGTTATCTATTGATTGAGAATTATGAATTGAGCGACTTCTCATTTTTTGGCGGTATGAAGAATCTTCAAAGTCTCTCGTTATTTAATTGTTTACTGCCTTCATTTCCTGAATTACAAACCGATGTTGCGATTACACTAAAATTGTTAGACTTAAATGGTTGTAACATTAAAGTGAAGAATTTTGAAGTGATTAAAAGAATCCCGCTTTTGGAAGAGTTGTACATTATTGAAGGACCGTGGGATGCTAACAGTGAGGACCAAATTGAATTCTTTAAGACGTTTAGCGTTCCCGAAACACTTCAAAGGTATGTAATTGTGTTAGGGGCCCGTCAATTTGACCGTTTTAATTATGAAGGTATTTACATTCATGGCAGAACTTTATTACTTCACCATTTTGACATATCAAATGAGGTAATAAAGGGTTTGGCAAAAACAGCAAAGGATCTATTTGTTGCAACTATTCTTGGAGGTGCAAAAAATATCATCCctgatatatttcaaattgaagGAGGAGGTTTGGATGAGTTGAATAAGTTGGAGATAAATCATTCTGAAGAGTTAGAATGTTTGATTGACACTCGTAGTCACTCGAGTGAGGTGGTAACTCTCTTCTCCAAGTTGCATACGCTTGGAATTGAGAACATGAGAAATCTAAGAGTTCTATGGAATTGTTTTCTACCTGCCAATGGGCCTTTTGAGAACTTAGAGAAGCTGTATTTAAGTTATTGTCCAGGACTGACATCTCTCTTCACGTATGTTGTTGCTCgaagttttgtaaaattgaaaatattaaaaatatcaagttGTGATGAACTGAAGTATATATTAGCAGATGATGACAAAACGGAGGAAGGTGAAGATGTACAAATTTTCCAAAATCTGCAAGATGTAAAGATAAATAGCTGTCgagaattaaaacatatatttccaGCCAACATTGTTGGAGGCTTAACTCAATTGAAAGTTGTTGAGATAGAAAAATGTGACAAGCTACATCAAATAATTGGAGATATTGTTCCATCAACAGACCGTGATAAACTAATAGAGAAAG GAACTGTATCCAGCCGTACAAGTCTTAAGATAAAACGTTGTGGGAAGTTAGGCTCAATTTTTACAACTTCTTTGGAAGAATTGTACATACGAGGGTGCAAAACTTTGAAGGATATAGTAACTCTAGAAAGGGTCAATAAAAATCAGGAGGAAAGCATTGTTGAGGATGAGCCTGATTGTCAGAGTGATATTTCAATCTTCCAAAGTTTGAAGAAGATACATATCAGTGAATGTGAGTTATTGGAGGGTATATTCCCTGTTTCTTTTGTTGGAGAATGGAATgatataacaaataaagaggATGCGGATTTGAAAGACTTCTCTAGTCGAAATAATACTCAAATTGAGCTTCCTGCTTTACAAGTACTTGAACTTCGTCGTATTCGGGACAGAACCATTGTTGGTAGTTATGATGTGATATGTCCATCTTTAACAACACTATCATTGGATATTGGGAGATATGTTGGGTTTTTCAACATAAATTGTTCAAGCGATGCTTCAGAAGCTACAAAAAGGGATTCTATTGCAATCAAG ATATCGAACTCAGATTTTGATCCGCCGGTTGAAAGTGTTGAATGTCTTTCAAAACAACCACATGGTTTGAACTTGATTATGACACACAATATTAGAGAGATTGAACTGAAAGGCTTTGATAAGGCAAAGTACCTTTTTAAACTGTCCATTGCTTCATCATTGACGATGTTGGAAATTTTGAGAATTAAGGAATGTGGTGGACTTGAGTACATTATAGACACTGATGATGAATATGGCAAAGAGAATATGAAAGCTATCTTTCCTAACTTAAAAGTGCTCTCAGTGTATGACTGTTTCcaattgaaatatatgtttgGGCAATATGACGTAGCTAATAAGGATTATAAGGAGATTCATATCCAATTCTCAGCATTGAAAATGCTCTTTCTTGGGAATCTACCAAAGTTTGTTAGCATTTGTTCTACCAACAATCTCATTGTGACGTGGCCATCTTTGAAGGACTTTGATTGTTTCGAATGTTTGTGTCCATTTTATGGTTCAAGAGAGCCTATTATCACAAGTACGAAG AACCATCTCCCCACTTTGCAAACTCTAAGCATATCACATTCTGATGCAGAACGTATTTTTTGTCTTAATGAACATGAAATGATTGGCCAACAAGTGAGTTTAAGGTTAGAGTACTTGATGTTAGAATCTCTACCTCAAATGACTTATATTTGGGTGGGTCCCAACAATTCGCTTACTCTCCAACATCTTACCACATTAGAAATAAGGAAATGTGAAAAGTTGGAAGTAATCTTTCCAAAGTCTGTTGTAAGATTCTTACCAGAGTTGAAGCTTTTGAAGATAACGAAATGCaaagaattaagagaaataATTGAAGGGGATAGAAATTTGTCTAATCTTGTTTCTCCTCAACCATGCTTCCCAAAACTAGAAGCATTGCAAGTTGATCATTGCCAGAAGTTGAAAAGATTTTTCTCTGGATCTGCTTCTAATGACCTTCCGAATCTTCATCTTCTGGCCATAAATGGAGCCAATGAACTAGAAGAGCTTGTTGGATGTAAACAAGGAAAGATTAAAGTGGAGCTTCCAAGActcaaacttttaatatttacgCATCTGGAAAACTTCAGTCAAGAGATTGAATTGCATAATGTAAAGAATTGCATTGTCTACAAATGTCCAAAACTCTCTTTGACTTCAACAACTACATTTCAGAAGCTCCTTGAAGATTTTCCTCGCAAAG ATTTCGTAAACACTGAAGTTCGTAGTTGGCAATttgaattcatagtaaaatcTATATACCGCCATTCAACTATTAATGATAGCAGTGAGTTCACTTCATCAGAG AAGATTGAGGACGTAGGAAATGAGAGCATTAAATCTTCATCCACTGGAGTTGAAGACATTAGCATTGGAGGTGCTGTTGCAACTCACATTGCCAAGGTAGTTGAACAAGATGATAAGATGAATGAAGGCAAGCCAGGAATAGTGGCAAGCCAAGGAATCCAAGTACAAGAAGGGTTGAACCTTTTGCATAAACAAGAGGGAATATATGTTGCTCCTAACAACAACAATGACATTTCTTCAG ATGTCCGTACAAGATTGGGAGCATATAAACATTTTGTTGATCTGGATGATGCACAGATTTCTCTTCTCGTGGAGGGAATAACAACATATCCTCATCTCTGGAATGCTTCCAAGAAGTTTAGTGAGCGCTTTCAAGCTTGGAGGTTGAAAATTTTGGCAGATATGTTGTTGTTCGTCCAGAAGGAAAGTGTGGATAGTATTATTCCTCAAAGTGAAAAAGAGTTCCATAAACTATGTGAAGAAGCTATTGAAGTTGGATTTGAGAGTTCATGGGTAGAGGAAATTCGTCAACGTGTTGTGGGGAGGGATCCTAATCTGGAAGAGGACATTGCTAAGAGACAAATAAATGAGAATTCTAAGAG TTTGTTACACAGGTATAGTAGTTGGGACATGGTACGAGATTCCCAGGATACTGAACAAGGTAATGGGCCTAAGATTCGCTTGGAAGAAGGTTCTGACTTGGTTGATAAAGAAAGTGAAATAGGTGTTGTTTCTACTGACCATATTGTGGCTCCGAGAAATGAAGAATCAgagcaggaatttgttgcagaaGTTTCCACTTCAGAAATACCAAGAATAGCAACATCATTAACAAACTCGCAAACAGTTGAGAAGCCAACACCTTCAAAT CCATTGGTGGACACACAGGACACTAGTGAACCGTGTTTGATGGAGCAGAAAAAACCACTTGGTGAAATTCCAAAG AGTATTGATCAAGTTGCTGTAGAGGAAATCATAGCAAAGAACACCAATATGGCAGCTTCATCAATTCTTTCCCAATCCGACACCTCTAAGTTGGATCCAACAGTTACTTTACAACGTAAATCACATTCAcat AGTGAAGTTAAGAGCAGCCAAACTGAGGCACGCATCGCTAAAGAAAGTGAAGGCCATCCTAAAATCATTCAAGACTTTGGGGCCAATGATATCACGAGTTTATTTGCACCAGTTGTTGTTGGGAAAAAGGGTGAAGATAAGCTAGTTGGAAAGACCCTTGCTGAGTTAGAAAAGTATCTGAAGATGTCTCTGAAGGATATAGTTAGCTCTGAGACTAACAGCCTTCATCTTTTGTCTGCTCTTAATTTCCTGTCCAACCTTCCTTTCAAAGATGTGAATGTATCAGATGGACTCAAACATATTATAGACACTATGCACCGACACTTCCCAAGCATTCTATTCTCCTTTAAGCAAGGCTTTGCCACCACTGACAAGTTGGCAGAACTTGAAGCTCGTGCGAATGAGGTGACCATTAAAAAGAAGTTCTATGATGAAGTTCAACAGAAGGAAGTAGTTTTGAAGCAACAAATCATTAGGTTGAAGGAAGAAATAAGAGTTTGTGAGGTTGCCTTATCATCTCTGgaggaggaaaaaaacaaatgCATTGCGGAAACTGTAGAATACAAAACGGAGCTTGAAAATGCAAGGACAGACGAATCTCAAATGTTGGAGGTGGCTCATAAATGGTCAGTTCTGTGTAGTGAATATGAGCTCAATCGCATGGCTGCTACAAATATCCCGTGA